From the genome of Treponema peruense:
TTCTTCTTCGGCGGCAAGTTCTTTTTTCCACTCACGGAATTTGCTGTCGCGGAGTTTTTCCAAAACCTTTACTTTCTGCATTGCTTGTCTTACAGCATCTCTTTTCTGCTCTGCAACAAGCTGTGCCTCAGCCAGTTCTTCAAGACATTTTTCCTGTTTCTGGGACAACATAATAAAAAAAGACTGGGACTGCGCCCTGAAAGAAAAATCTGCAGATGCGTCATTCATTTTTGAGACAGCTACACGCCGTTTTGCAATGTTTTCAAGTTCAGACTGAATTTTTGTAACTTCAGACAAAGCTTTTGCCAGTTCCCCTTCGGCCTGTTTTTTTTCAAATTCCCTTAAATCAAGAATCTTCTGCATTGAAAAAGAAAATTTCTTCATATATCAGCTGCAGGCGTTCAGTTCTGCGGTAAAGGAGACTCTGCGTATTCTTCAGGAGGAATTTCAATTCCGCTTAAGTCCGAAAGTTTTTTGAGGGTTTCTTCCATTGAACTTGGGGAATATTCTTCCTGACACAAAAAATCTTCTATAGCCTGGTGATGGTCTATTGCTTCATCTATTTCCAGAGAATTTCCCTTCTGGTATATTCCGTCAATGATAACTTCTTCCTGCTGTGCATAGGTTGCCATCCAACGGCGCACTCTCTGGCACGCTTTCTGTGAATTAACGCCGGTAACACGTTTTGCAAGGCGGCTTATGCTTGCCATAATGTCAATTGCAGGATAGTGCTGTTTTGCGGCAAGGCTTCTGTTAAGCACAATGTGGCCGTCAAGAGTTCCCCTTACCTTGTCTGTTATAGGTTCATCAAGATCATCGCCGTCTACAAGAACAGTATAGAAGGCCGTAATTGAACCTTTAGAATTTGTTCCCGTACGTTCAAGAAGTTTTGGAATCATATCAAAAACACTCGGAGGATAACCCCGCTGTGCAGGAGGTTCACCGGTGGCAAGACCTATTTCACGCTGGGCATGAGCAAAGCGCGTTACACTGTCAAACATAAGCATAACATCTTTTCCCTGGTCCCTGAAGTATTCGGCTATTGCTGTTGTAACATATGCGGCTCTGAGACGTGCAATTGAAGGCTGGTCACTTGTAGCAACAACGACAACTGAACGTTCCAGTCCCTTTTCACCAAGATCCCGGTTAATAAAGTCCATAACTTCTCGGCCACGTTCACCGACAAGTCCTATGATATTGACATCTGCATTGGTATTGCGTGCAATCATGGAAATCAATGTACTTTTTCCAACACCGCTTCCTGCAAAAATTCCCATACGCTGGCCTTTTCCTACCGCAAGAAGGGAATCAATTGCCCTTACACCTGTTACAATCCTTCTGTCCACAGGCTTTCTTTCCATAGGATTCGGAGGACTGGCTATGGCAGGATAATATTCTTCGGCTGCTATTTCACCTTTACCGTCATAAGGATGGCCTGTTGCATCTACTACGCGTCCAAGAAGGGCGTTGCCGACCGGAACTTCAAGTACATGGCCAGAAGCAACAACTTCGGCTCCTACTTCTATTCCCCTTGTATCACCGTAAGTCATAAGGCGCACTGCATTGCCTTCAAGACCCACAACTTCTGCAAGAAGCGGCTCTTCCCTCGTACCAACATGTATAGTACACATTTCGCCTATTACAGACCTTGGGCCGCGGCTTTCTACCATAAGCCACTTTACGCCTGTAACATAACCTGTATATTTAATTGGTTCAGTTCTTTCTACAGTCTGAATATATTTGTCAAAAAAATTTTCCATGCCTTCATCCTAGAGGTCCGGATTAATGACTTCTGATTTTCCGACAGTCTTGATTGGAGAAATGCTCAGAATCTGATTTTCGAGTTCAGAAAGCTGGCTTGAAATGCGTGCGTCTATTGCTCCGAAATCTGTTTCTACAATACAGCCACCCTTTTCTACAGAGCTGTCTTCGACAACATGGATATTCGTTACGTTTTCTACCTGCTTGATAAAGTCAGAAATATGCTCTGAAGTAAGCTTAACATCAGAAAGATTTACACGAAGCGTAACCTCGCCCCTGCCCTTTACTTTTTTCAGAGCCTGAATGACATTTGCCATAACGACGCTTTTCTGGTTTTCGCTCATTATCTTAACAACTTTGCGTGCTGTAAGAATTACAAGGCTTACTATCTGCTGCTCTGTTCCGTCAAGAATTTCCTGGCGTTTTGCCTGTACAGATTCGAGCATTTTGTGAATGCGTTCCACAAGGCGTTCTGCTTCTGCATTGCCTTCTTTATAGCCTTCTTCACGGCCCTTTTCCATTCCGTCTTGCCTGGAACGCTCGTAAACGGACTTTTCATCTTCGTGCGCTTTGTCCAGAATCTCACGGGCTTCGGCTTTTGCTTTTTCTACAATAGTATCTGCTTCTTTTTGGGCAGCAGTTTTAATTACAGCAGCCTGGTCTGTCTGTCTTTTTACTTCTGCAAAAGCTGCTTCCTGGGCATTTTTTACAATTCGGTCTGCTTCGGACTGGGCTTTTTCGAGCATTGCCGACTTTTCTTTTTCCCACTCGATTTTAAAAGCATCTGCTTCTTTTCTAAGGTCATCGGCGGTCGGCCCCGTATATTCAGGAACAGCCTCGACAACTTCCTCTACAGGAGGATTAAATTCCTTCGTAAGCTTAAGAATAACCTTGCCGTTCTTGTTATTTATCTCGCTTGGTCTGAAAACACTATGGGCCATGACTTGACTCCCTTAACTCAAACTACCATCTCATCGTCTGCAGAACGTGCGATAACAATTTCACCGCTGTCTTCAAGACGTCTGATTACAGAAACAATCTTCTGCTGGGACTCTTCAACATCCTTAAGACGTACAGGTCCCATGTATTCCATATCTTCCTTAAGCATACTTGCGGCACGCTTGGACATATTTCTGAAAATCTTGTCCTGAACTTCGGTATCAACAGATTTAAGGGCCTTTGCAAGTTCCTGAGTATCAACTTCGCGTAGAACCTTCTGAATAGCGCGGTCATCAAGCATAACAATATCTTCGAAAACGAACATGCGTTTCTTGATTTCTTCTGCAAGTTCAGGATCATCTTCTTCAAGGGTTTCAATAATAGCCTTTTCAGAAGAACGGTCAACAAGGTTAAGAATCTCAACAATGCTGTCAACACCACCGGCTGCCGTGTAGTCTTCGCTCGAAAGTGTTGAAAGTTTCTTTTCAAGAACGCGTTCAACTTCACGCAAAACCTCAGGTGAAGTTCTGTCCATTGTAGCAAGTCTTTTTGAAACTTCAGGCTGAATTTCCTGCGGCAGGTTCTGAAGAATCTGTGCTGCTTTCTGCGGATCAAGATAAGCCAGAATAAGCGAAATTGTCTGCGGATATTCCTGCTGTACAAAGTTCAGAAGGTGGGCCGGGTCAGTGCGCCTGATAAAGTCAAAAGGCCTGACCTGAAGTGAACTTGTAAGTCTGTTGATAATATCTATTGCCTTCTGGCTTCCCAATGACTTTTCCAGAAGTTCGCGGGCAAAATCAATACCACCGGTGGTAATAAAGTTCTGGGCCTGCATGAGTTCCTGAAATTCTTCAAGAACCTGATCCTTAAAGTCTGCATCAATTGTATCAAGACGGGCAATTTCAAAGGTAAGAGTTTCAACTTCATCTTCACGAAGGTGCTTCATAACTTCTGCAGAAACTTCGCTTCCCAGAGAAACCAGAAAAATAGCGGCCTTTTGTCTTCCGGTAAGGTTTTTGTAATCCTTTGCCGCGTTTTTCTTTTTTCCGCCTATTGTAGTTTTTGAGCCGGACTTTACACCTGACTCTGAAACTTCTTCTGCCATTTTCTATTCCTCCATAAGCCAGGTACGGATAAGCATGGCAACATCTTCGGGATGTTCCTTTGCCATAGCGACCGCATTTTCCTGAAGTTCGGCGCGCTTTCTTTCTTCGACAGACATTGTAACTTCCATACCCTGTTCCTTTGCGGCCCAAAGTGCGGCTTCACGGTCTGCCTGCTGTTTTCTAAGAAGTTCTTCTTCCCTAAGTCTGCGGCGGCGTTCAATTTCACGGCTGATAACCCTGAACAGAATAAATGCCACAAGCACAACCGCGACTCCGATAAGCGAGAACATTATGGTGCGTTTTGTCTGCTGGGCTTTACGGTAAGCATCGTCTTCCCGCTGGAATTCCTCTGTGCGGTCAAACATTACGTTGGTAACCGTAACATTGTCCCCGCGGGCCTTGTCACAGCCAATGGCATCTTCAACAAGTTTCTGTATTTTCCTGATTTCCTCTTCGGGAATAGGAGTATATACACGCATTATGCCACCGCTTTCGGTAAGCCTTAATTGTCCTGTTTCATCGTAAACTCGGTTCCATGTACCGTCAATATTCACAGAAACAGTGCGACGTCCCATGGAAGGGCTTGTTTTTTGAACAATATTCTTTTCGTTAAGGGCATTGTTTACCTTGCGGCCGGTTTCTTTTGAAGTTCCTATGACATTTGACATATCGCTGTAAACCGGCGGATTCTGTCCTTCCACTCCGGCAGGTCCTTCGGGATTGTATCCTGTTCCGGTAAACGTTTTTTCTACACTTTCTTCTGAAAGAACAAGATTGTCGCGTATATCACTGTCATCATAAGGCGTATTGGGGTTGTCGGGCTTGATTGTAACACCGTAATATTCTTTTGCAGTAGTGGTGCTCTCTGACATGTCCATTTCTATCTTCATGTTTACGACACCCACGCGCTTTTGAGAATATGTTTTTGTAAGAGACTTAAGAATCTCTCTTGTATAGTAAACTTCCTGCTCCTGGATAAGTTTCTGCTGCTTTTTTATATTATTGATGCGGTCGGTTTCGGCCATTCCTTCAAAATTGTTTATTTCAGAACCGGTCGCTCCGTCAAAAATACTGATATTTTCTTCTTTAAGTCCTTCTACGCTTCTCTGTATAAGGTGAACCAGTCCCTTGATTTTGCGCTTGTCTTCAAGAATACCGCTGGAACCGTTGGCATAAAGAACAACAGAAGCACTTGCCGGCTGCTGTTCTGAAGCAAAAAGCGTTTCGTCAGGAAGAGTAAGATTTACATTTGCCTGCTGGATATAGTCAAGGGATTCAAGATGTGACTTTAGAGCCAGTTCCTGCGAGCGCAGCCAGTTTACCTTGTCATCAAAATCATTGCGTGACCAGCGCGTAACATCAAAAAGACTGTACGCATCCATTGATTTTGGTTCAAGCCCTTCTGAAATAAGGACGGAACGGTAGCGTTTTGCAACAGACTCATCGTCAACAGAAATGTATCCGTCGGCAGAAACATAAGCTTTTACGTTGTCTTTGTCCAGCCTGAACATAATTCTGTCACGTTCAGCTTCATCCCTTACAGGAGCATTGAACAGCCGCACCGTAGCAGGACGTGATGAAAATGAAGCCGTAAGAACAACAGCCGCTACAGCCACGACTGCAATTCCTATTCCTATCCCTTTCTGAAGGGGAGTCCACTTCCCCCATTTTTCTTTTATGGTTCCAAATATTTTTTTAAACCATTCGTTCATCTGCCCCTCCCGTGAACGAATTTTTATGACACTCAGCAATAATGCATAAAACTATTTTATTTACATTAGGCAAAAACCTAAAGACACTTGCTCTATAGTATATCATGCAGAGGAGAATTTGAAAAGAGTTTTAGGCTATACACGCCGTTTTATTCAGAATAAATGCTATCTGTTCTGTGAAAGTTCCGTCCAGCCGCTTACAAGCCTGTCAATAACGGTCTGAGCCAGGTTAAGTGACATCTGTGCTTTTGCCATTGCGGTTGCAACATCATGAATATCTACGCTGTCGGGGTCTGTGATTACCTGTTCCTGGATTTTTGCTACATCAACCTGATTGGAATTCATGCGGTTAACAGCATCCATAAGAAATGTCTCAAA
Proteins encoded in this window:
- the fliE gene encoding flagellar hook-basal body complex protein FliE, whose amino-acid sequence is MEFSIGSLELNRSNPAHIGTKPLSQAVSSYVDGSENKKGSFETFLMDAVNRMNSNQVDVAKIQEQVITDPDSVDIHDVATAMAKAQMSLNLAQTVIDRLVSGWTELSQNR
- a CDS encoding FliI/YscN family ATPase — translated: MENFFDKYIQTVERTEPIKYTGYVTGVKWLMVESRGPRSVIGEMCTIHVGTREEPLLAEVVGLEGNAVRLMTYGDTRGIEVGAEVVASGHVLEVPVGNALLGRVVDATGHPYDGKGEIAAEEYYPAIASPPNPMERKPVDRRIVTGVRAIDSLLAVGKGQRMGIFAGSGVGKSTLISMIARNTNADVNIIGLVGERGREVMDFINRDLGEKGLERSVVVVATSDQPSIARLRAAYVTTAIAEYFRDQGKDVMLMFDSVTRFAHAQREIGLATGEPPAQRGYPPSVFDMIPKLLERTGTNSKGSITAFYTVLVDGDDLDEPITDKVRGTLDGHIVLNRSLAAKQHYPAIDIMASISRLAKRVTGVNSQKACQRVRRWMATYAQQEEVIIDGIYQKGNSLEIDEAIDHHQAIEDFLCQEEYSPSSMEETLKKLSDLSGIEIPPEEYAESPLPQN
- the fliJ gene encoding flagellar export protein FliJ → MKKFSFSMQKILDLREFEKKQAEGELAKALSEVTKIQSELENIAKRRVAVSKMNDASADFSFRAQSQSFFIMLSQKQEKCLEELAEAQLVAEQKRDAVRQAMQKVKVLEKLRDSKFREWKKELAAEEEKNTDDVVTSRFGQNQ
- the fliF gene encoding flagellar basal-body MS-ring/collar protein FliF codes for the protein MNEWFKKIFGTIKEKWGKWTPLQKGIGIGIAVVAVAAVVLTASFSSRPATVRLFNAPVRDEAERDRIMFRLDKDNVKAYVSADGYISVDDESVAKRYRSVLISEGLEPKSMDAYSLFDVTRWSRNDFDDKVNWLRSQELALKSHLESLDYIQQANVNLTLPDETLFASEQQPASASVVLYANGSSGILEDKRKIKGLVHLIQRSVEGLKEENISIFDGATGSEINNFEGMAETDRINNIKKQQKLIQEQEVYYTREILKSLTKTYSQKRVGVVNMKIEMDMSESTTTAKEYYGVTIKPDNPNTPYDDSDIRDNLVLSEESVEKTFTGTGYNPEGPAGVEGQNPPVYSDMSNVIGTSKETGRKVNNALNEKNIVQKTSPSMGRRTVSVNIDGTWNRVYDETGQLRLTESGGIMRVYTPIPEEEIRKIQKLVEDAIGCDKARGDNVTVTNVMFDRTEEFQREDDAYRKAQQTKRTIMFSLIGVAVVLVAFILFRVISREIERRRRLREEELLRKQQADREAALWAAKEQGMEVTMSVEERKRAELQENAVAMAKEHPEDVAMLIRTWLMEE
- the fliH gene encoding flagellar assembly protein FliH, with the translated sequence MAHSVFRPSEINNKNGKVILKLTKEFNPPVEEVVEAVPEYTGPTADDLRKEADAFKIEWEKEKSAMLEKAQSEADRIVKNAQEAAFAEVKRQTDQAAVIKTAAQKEADTIVEKAKAEAREILDKAHEDEKSVYERSRQDGMEKGREEGYKEGNAEAERLVERIHKMLESVQAKRQEILDGTEQQIVSLVILTARKVVKIMSENQKSVVMANVIQALKKVKGRGEVTLRVNLSDVKLTSEHISDFIKQVENVTNIHVVEDSSVEKGGCIVETDFGAIDARISSQLSELENQILSISPIKTVGKSEVINPDL
- the fliG gene encoding flagellar motor switch protein FliG → MAEEVSESGVKSGSKTTIGGKKKNAAKDYKNLTGRQKAAIFLVSLGSEVSAEVMKHLREDEVETLTFEIARLDTIDADFKDQVLEEFQELMQAQNFITTGGIDFARELLEKSLGSQKAIDIINRLTSSLQVRPFDFIRRTDPAHLLNFVQQEYPQTISLILAYLDPQKAAQILQNLPQEIQPEVSKRLATMDRTSPEVLREVERVLEKKLSTLSSEDYTAAGGVDSIVEILNLVDRSSEKAIIETLEEDDPELAEEIKKRMFVFEDIVMLDDRAIQKVLREVDTQELAKALKSVDTEVQDKIFRNMSKRAASMLKEDMEYMGPVRLKDVEESQQKIVSVIRRLEDSGEIVIARSADDEMVV